A single region of the Nicotiana sylvestris chromosome 6, ASM39365v2, whole genome shotgun sequence genome encodes:
- the LOC104245903 gene encoding cytochrome b561, DM13 and DOMON domain-containing protein At5g54830, producing MDVSKFKLCRLLLIVGSFCHLIRFSVSDPGSGCPKIRSASLMNFTYQFSMAQHQLRGVINVIDDCSFKVSQFDMLEGSDVRWWGAVGPHLENLTKGFVISELKLNKTYKSDGFVVKLMKNVTWDDINVLAVWDLPMASDFGHVVLRNLTNGTEFLAPLPSSVNGTVIKGNGMPTMFNNCKVLADNYRVRWTLNEEEDVVEIGLEAAIGFLTYMAFGWANPNASSSFMIGGDVTVTGFKEDLSPFADDYFITKYSECMISKDGRVEGVCPDTIYEGSDPVGLVNNTRLVYGHRRDGVSFIRFRRPLKSIDTKYDLALNQKATMRVIWALGLIKPPDSLRPFYLPQNHGGSYGHLTLNISEHVDDCLGPLDAEDKQDQDLVIADKKEPLVVSTGPAVYYPNPPNPSKVLYINKKEAPLLRVERGVPVKFSIQAGHDVAFYITSDPLGGNATLRNISETIYFGGPEAQGVQASPTELTWAPDRNTPDLVYYQSLYAKKMGWKVQVVDAGLPDMYNNSVVLDDQQVTFFWTLAENSISIAARGEKKSGYLAIGFGRGMVNSYAYVGWVDDTGKGKVSTYWIDGTDASSIHPTNENLTHVRCKLENGIVTMEFTRPLRPSCEDDKPECKNIVDPTTPLKVIWAMGAQWSDDHLSVRNMHSVTSSRPIRVLLMRGSAEAEEDLRPVLAVHGFMMFLAWGILLPGGILAARYLKHVKGDGWFQIHVYLQYSGLAIVFLGFLFAVAELRGLSFSSLHVKFGMLAIVLCIAQPVNAYLRPKKPVAGEEVSSKRRLWEYIHVIVGRGAIVVGVAALITGMKHLGERYDDEDVHRLMWALILWFLVGALTVMYLEYRERKRRRDRISGRSNWVLGSGEEEDIDLLSPSQAMAEKDSRSSDRMEVQLEPISR from the coding sequence ATGGACGTAAGTAAATTTAAACTATGCCGTCTGCTACTTATTGTTGGAAGTTTTTGTCATTTGATCCGGTTTTCCGTTTCGGATCCGGGTTCGGGTTGCCCGAAGATCCGCAGTGCATCTCTCATGAACTTCACATACCAGTTTTCTATGGCACAGCATCAATTACGTGGTGTGATTAATGTAATAGACGATTGCTCGTTTAAAGTTAGCCAATTTGATATGCTTGAGGGGTCTGATGTGCGTTGGTGGGGTGCGGTGGGTCCCCATTTGGAAAACCTTACGAAGGGTTTTGTAATTTCCGAGCTGAAGTTGAATAAAACTTATAAAAGTGATGGATTTGTTGTGAAATTGATGAAGAATGTGACGTGGGATGATATAAATGTGCTTGCGGTGTGGGATCTTCCCATGGCGTCGGATTTTGGGCACGTAGTGCTGAGGAATTTGACGAATGGGACTGAGTTTTTAGCTCCTTTGCCGAGTTCCGTTAATGGGACGGTGATTAAGGGAAATGGGATGCCTACAATGTTTAATAATTGTAAGGTGTTAGCTGATAATTATAGGGTTAGGTGGACTCTGAATGAGGAAGAGGATGTGGTTGAGATTGGATTAGAGGCAGCAATAGGGTTCTTGACTTACATGGCATTCGGGTGGGCGAATCCGAATGCTTCTAGTAGTTTTATGATTGGTGGTGATGTTACTGTCACGGGGTTTAAGGAGGATTTATCGCCATTCGCTGATGATTATTTCATTACTAAGTATAGTGAGTGTATGATTAGCAAGGATGGGAGGGTTGAGGGTGTTTGTCCTGATACAATATATGAAGGGTCTGATCCAGTCGGGTTAGTGAATAATACGAGGTTGGTTTATGGGCATAGGAGGGATGGTGTGTCCTTTATTAGGTTTAGGAGGCCGTTGAAGTCCATTGATACAAAGTATGATTTGGCATTGAATCAAAAGGCTACGATGAGAGTGATATGGGCTTTAGGTTTGATAAAGCCTCCGGATAGCCTTCGCCCTTTTTATCTTCCACAGAACCATGGTGGTAGTTACGGGCACTTGACTCTTAATATCTCGGAACATGTTGATGATTGCTTGGGTCCGCTGGATGCGGAAGATAAACAAGATCAAGACCTTGTCATCGCGGATAAAAAAGAACCACTTGTTGTTTCAACAGGTCCAGCTGTGTATTATCCGAATCCTCCAAACCCTTCAAAGGTCCTttatatcaacaagaaagaggcACCTCTTCTCAGGGTAGAGAGGGGTGTTCCAGTGAAGTTTTCAATTCAGGCTGGGCATGATGTTGCATTCTATATAACATCAGATCCACTTGGTGGAAATGCCACATTAAGGAATATCTCTGAGACTATCTACTTTGGGGGCCCTGAAGCACAAGGAGTTCAAGCCAGTCCAACGGAATTAACTTGGGCTCCTGATCGGAACACGCCAGATTTAGTTTACTATCAGTCTCTATATGCTAAGAAAATGGGGTGGAAAGTTCAAGTGGTAGATGCAGGTTTGCCTGATATGTATAACAACAGTGTAGTTCTGGATGATCAGCAGGTTACTTTCTTTTGGACGTTGGCTGAAAATTCAATCTCCATTGCAGCTCGAGGGGAGAAGAAGAGTGGTTATTTGGCAATTGGTTTTGGCCGCGGTATGGTGAATAGTTATGCTTACGTGGGATGGGTTGATGACACTGGTAAAGGGAAGGTAAGCACATACTGGATTGATGGAACAGATGCTTCCAGTATTCACCCAACAAATGAGAATCTGACACACGTAAGATGCAAGTTAGAGAATGGCATTGTTACTATGGAATTCACCCGTCCACTACGTCCATCCTGCGAGGATGATAAACCAGAATGCAAAAATATTGTTGATCCTACGACACCACTCAAAGTCATCTGGGCCATGGGTGCTCAATGGTCAGATGACCATCTGAGCGTGAGAAATATGCACTCCGTCACAAGCAGCAGGCCTATCAGGGTGCTGCTCATGCGTGGTTCTGCAGAGGCAGAGGAGGATTTACGGCCAGTGTTAGCTGTACATGGGTTTATGATGTTTCTGGCTTGGGGAATATTGCTGCCAGGTGGAATTTTGGCAGCTAGATACTTGAAACATGTAAAAGGAGATGGGTGGTTTCAGATTCATGTTTATCTACAGTATTCGGGATTAGCAATTGTCTTCCTTGGCTTTCTCTTTGCTGTTGCCGAACTTCGCGGTTTGAGTTTTAGCTCCCTACACGTCAAGTTTGGAATGTTGGCCATAGTTCTTTGTATTGCACAACCTGTCAATGCATACTTACGACCTAAGAAACCTGTGGCAGGGGAGGAGGTTTCTTCGAAACGGCGTCTTTGGGAGTACATCCATGTCATTGTAGGCAGGGGTGCCATTGTTGTTGGGGTTGCAGCACTTATAACTGGAATGAAGCATTTAGGAGAGAGGTATGATGATGAAGATGTTCACAGGCTCATGTGGGCTTTAATTCTGTGGTTTCTTGTTGGTGCTTTGACAGTGATGTACCTGGAGTATCGTGAGAGGAAGAGAAGGCGGGATAGAATATCCGGCAGAAGCAATTGGGTTCTGGGTAGTGGTGAGGAGGAGGACATTGACCTCCTCAGTCCAAGCCAGGCAATGGCTGAGAAAGACTCACGGTCCTCTGATCGCATGGAGGTTCAGCTAGAACCAATAAGCAGATAG